The Coffea arabica cultivar ET-39 chromosome 8e, Coffea Arabica ET-39 HiFi, whole genome shotgun sequence genome window below encodes:
- the LOC113722510 gene encoding uncharacterized protein — MEGGNDGGGTRIVPESVMEAVKRTSINIEEVGIFFDDFLSLCDNDVLSQMNPLERAQSLLLLAKITTTLFTLRLRCNGVNPDEHAVKSEHERLSLYQEKVQRCIELSKAPLRPSATINAQAATRFIDHSLPDLTREQKQSMREISRRQGTTIKHSERSVHKKRKYGSPEKQPVQTAAKEFLEKAARELLGDNKGSLKGPVQLEDSDAEIDELFGDCRTDRNEPVLIDDSDDDGQHAN; from the exons ATGGAAGGTGGAAATGATGGTGGTGGAACAAGAATTGTACCAGAATCAGTCATGGAGGCAGTCAAGAGAACCTCAATCAACATTGAGGAAGTTGGGATCTTTTTTGACGATTTCCTGTCCCTCTGTGACAATGATGTCTTGTCCCAGATGAACCCTCTTGAAAGGGCTCAGTCCCTTCTCTTGCTTGCCAAAATTACCACGACCCTTTTCACTT TGAGGTTGAGATGCAATGGAGTGAACCCAGATGAGCACGCTGTCAAGTCAGAGCAT GAGAGGTTGAGCTTGTACCAGGAAAAAGTTCAGCGGTGTATAGAGTTGAGTAAAG CGCCACTGCGTCCTTCAGCCACCATAAATGCCCAAGCAGCGACCCGCTTCATTGACCATTCTTTGCCTGATCTCACCAGGG AGCAGAAGCAAAGCATGAGGGAGATTAGTAGAAGACAGGGTACTACAATAAAGCATTCTGAAAGAAGTGTGCATAAGAAGAGAAAATATGGGTCACCAGAGAAGCAACCTGTTCAAACTGCTGCCAAAGAATTCCTTGAGAAGGCAGCTCGTGAGCTCCTTGGTGATAATAAAGGCAGTTTAAAGGGTCCTGTACAACTTGAGGATTCAGATGCAGAGATAGATGAGCTTTTTGGTGACTGTAGAACTGATAGAAATGAACCTGTACTCATTGATGATTCAGATGATGATGGCCAACATGCCAACTGA
- the LOC113722511 gene encoding uncharacterized protein: MAVILVCSSTICCSNFSCTGATEAIPTVTKPYGLSYNVPLGGTKIGTSRLFPCGSMLRWKKIMKKQVDFAGFGMKSSYDVVVVNGKPKKSMSPEEVLAVLKSKSDPNQAFSFFKSVAELPTVVHNTETCNYMLELLRVHKRINDMAVVFDLMQKRIIYRSLNTYLTIFRSLNIIGGIREVVVAIESMREAGFVLNAYSYNGLIHLVLKAGFWREALWVYRRMVSEGLKPSLKTYSALMVACGKRRDTQTVMRLLDEMESLKLRPNVYTFTICIRALGRAGKINEAYGILTKMDKEGCMPDVVTYTVLIDALCDAGKLDIAKEVFAKMKCGRQKPDHVTYITLLEKFADHADLESVREYLCKMEADGYKGDVVTFTILIDALCKVGNVDEAFATLETMKEKGLAPNLHTYNTLIGGLLRENRSDQAFELFGSLESLGVQHTAFTYILFIDHYAKLGQTDKALETFEKMKAHGIAPNVVAFNASLYGLAELGRLKEAKDTFNGMKRSGLVPDSITYNMMIKCFANAGKVDEAVQLLNEMIETGCDPDVIIVNSLIDMLYKADRPDEAWAMFSRMKDMQLVPSVVTYNTLLAGLRKEGKHIAAFQLFDSMSARGCPPNTITFNTVLDCHCKNNEVDSAVKIVYQMTEVKCYPDVFTYNTIISGLIKENRLREAFWFYHQMRKVLYPDSVTLCTLLPGIMKEGLIDDAFHIVKDFAHQVESTLDRSFWENLMEGTICEAELHYCISFMEKLLSDCLCKNESIMIPIIKFQCKQKKVLDAHKLFLKVKKSFGILPTLEIHCVLIDGLLEFHHKELAWELFMDMKKAGCAPDVSIYNLLLDYLAKSGMIDELFELYEEMHHRGCTPDTVTHNILISGLVKAGDVYKAIDLYYDMVSGGFSPTPCTYGPLLDGLLKLEDLDGAKKLLEEMIDYGCLPNSAIYNILINGFGKAGDVENAISYFNRMLREGIRPDLKSYTILVDCLCIAGKVEDAIYYFEELKSSGLDPDLVSYNLMINGLGRWGKIHEALALFSEMRSRGISPNLYTYNSLILNLGVLGMLEEAGKMYEELKVAGLEPNVFTYNALIRGYSISGNPDGAYEVFEKMMVGGCSPNSGTFAQLPN, encoded by the coding sequence ATGGCTGTGATTTTGGTCTGCTCCTCAACAATTTGTTGTAGTAACTTCAGTTGCACAGGTGCAACTGAGGCTATACCAACTGTTACCAAACCATACGGTTTAAGTTACAATGTGCCTTTAGGAGGGACAAAGATTGGAACTTCGAGACTTTTCCCATGTGGGTCTATGTTGAGGtggaagaaaatcatgaaaaagcaAGTGGATTTTgctgggtttggaatgaaaagTTCATATGATGTTGTCGTTGTCAATGGAAAACCCAAAAAGAGTATGTCTCCTGAGGAAGTTTTGGCGGTTTTGAAGTCAAAATCTGACCCAAATCAagccttttctttcttcaaatCCGTTGCTGAATTGCCTACTGTAGTTCACAATACAGAGACATGCAATTACATGCTCGAGCTTTTGAGGGTACATAAAAGGATAAATGACATGGCTGTGGTGTTTGATTTGATGCAAAAGCGGATAATATATAGGAGTTTGAATACCTACTTGACTATATTTAGAAGTCTTAACATAATTGGAGGGATTCGGGAAGTAGTGGTAGCTATTGAGAGCATGCGAGAAGCAGGGTTTGTGTTGAATGCCTACTCGTATAATGGATTGATACATTTGGTTCTTAAAGCTGGGTTTTGGAGGGAAGCTTTATGGGTATATAGAAGGATGGTCTCAGAAGGGCTTAAGCCTAGTCTTAAAACCTACTCAGCACTGATGGTGGCATGTGGGAAGCGAAGGGATACACAAACAGTCATGAGGTTGTTGGATGAGATGGAGAGCTTAAAATTGAGACCCAATGTTTATACTTTCACCATTTGTATTAGGGCACTGGGAAGGGCAGGTAAGATCAATGAGGCATATGGTATTCTTACAAAAATGGATAAGGAGGGTTGTATGCCTGATGTAGTGACTTACACAGTTCTTATTGATGCTCTTTGTGATGCTGGAAAGCTTGACATTGCAAAAGAAGTTTTTGCAAAGATGAAATGTGGAAGGCAAAAACCTGATCATGTAACTTACATCACATTGCTGGAAAAATTTGCTGATCATGCAGACCTGGAATCTGTTAGGGAATATCTGTGTAAAATGGAAGCTGATGGTTATAAAGGGGATGTTGTTACTTTCACGATACTTATTGATGCCTTGTGCAAAGTGGGAAATGTTGATGAAGCATTTGCCACTTTGGAAACCATGAAGGAGAAAGGACTAGCCCCTAATCTACACACTTACAATACCTTGATTGGTGGCCTTCTGAGAGAAAATAGGTCTGATCAGGCATTTGAGCTATTTGGTAGCTTGGAATCATTAGGCGTGCAGCATACTGCATTCACATATATCCTGTTCATTGACCACTATGCAAAATTAGGTCAAACTGACAAggctcttgaaacttttgagaAGATGAAAGCTCATGGAATTGCTCCAAATGTTGTCGCTTTCAATGCATCTCTGTATGGCCTTGCAGAATTGGGTCGGCTTAAGGAGGCAAAAGATACTTTTAATGGAATGAAAAGGAGTGGACTTGTACCTGATTCCATCACGTATAACATGATGATAAAGTGCTTTGCCAATGCAGGAAAAGTTGATGAGGCTGTTCAGTTACTGAATGAGATGATTGAGACTGGCTGTGATCCAGATGTTATCATTGTCAATTCTTTAATTGACATGCTTTACAAGGCTGATCGTCCAGATGAGGCGTGGGCAATGTTCAGCAGAATGAAGGATATGCAGCTTGTTCCTTCAGTTGTCACGTACAACACTTTGTTGGCTGGACTGAGAAAGGAGGGCAAGCATATAGCAGCTTTTCAGTTATTCGACAGCATGAGTGCACGTGGGTGTCCTCCCAATACAATAACATTCAATACTGTTTTGGATTGTCATTGCAAGAATAATGAGGTTGACTCAGCTGTGAAGATAGTTTATCAAATGACAGAAGTTAAATGCTATCCTGATGTTTTTACGTACAACACAATCATTTCTGGGTTAATTAAAGAAAACAGGTTGAGGGAAGCATTCTGGTTCTACCATCAAATGAGAAAAGTGTTGTACCCTGACTCTGTAACTTTGTGCACTCTCCTTCCTGGTATCATGAAAGAGGGTTTGATTGATGATGCTTTTCACATTGTCAAGGATTTTGCTCACCAAGTTGAAAGTACGTTAGACAGATCTTTCTGGGAAAATCTAATGGAAGGAACTATTTGTGAAGCTGAATTGCATTACTGCATTTCATTTATGGAAAAGTTACTTTCTGATTGTCTGTGCAAAAATGAATCGATCATGATACCTATTATTAAATTTCAGTGCAAGCAAAAGAAAGTCCTTGATGCTCATAAATTGTTTTTGAAAGTCAAAAAGTCATTTGGGATATTACCGACACTAGAAATACATTGTGTCCTAATTGATGGGCTTCTTGAATTTCATCATAAAGAATTGGCTTGGGAACTTTTCATGGACATGAAAAAGGCTGGTTGTGCTCCTGATGTTTCCATATACAATTTGTTGCTTGATTATCTTGCGAAGTCAGGAATGATTGATGAACTTTTTGAATTGTATGAAGAGATGCATCATAGAGGATGTACGCCTGATACCGTAACGCACAACATACTCATCTCTGGTCTTGTTAAGGCTGGTGACGTGTACAAGGCCATAGATTTATACTATGATATGGTAAGTGGAGGCTTTTCTCCCACTCCCTGCACATATGGTCCTCTTCTAGATGGTCTTCTCAAACTTGAAGATTTGgatggagcaaagaaattgcTTGAGGAAATGATTGATTATGGATGTCTACCTAACTCTGCTATATACAACATCCTTATCAATGGATTTGGTAAAGCAGGGGATGTGGAAAATGCAATTTCATATTTCAATAGAATGCTTAGGGAGGGAATAAGACCTGACTTGAAATCTTACACCATTCTTGTTGATTGTCTTTGCATAGCTGGAAAGGTGGAAGATGCAATTTACTATTTTGAGGAGTTAAAGTCATCTGGCCTTGATCCCGATTTGGTTTCTTATAACCTTATGATTAACGGACTTGGAAGATGGGGAAAAATTCATGAAGCTTTGGCTCTTTTTAGTGAGATGCGCAGCAGAGGAATTTCTCCTAACCTATATACCTACAATTCTCTAATTCTCAATCTTGGAGTTCTGGGAATGTTGGAGGAAGCAGGAAAGATGTATGAAGAACTAAAGGTAGCAGGTCTTGAACCGAATGTTTTCACTTACAATGCTCTCATTAGAGGGTATAGCATCTCTGGGAACCCTGATGGAGCATATGAAGTCTTTGAGAAGATGATGGTTGGGGGATGTAGCCCTAACAGCGGGACATTTGCTCAGCTACCTAACTAA